CGTGAAATTTGCCAACGAACAATCCAAAGACCCCGCCCAAGAGGCTCCAGGACTCCTTGCGGGAGATGCGTCTGTTCGCCAAATAATGCGTAGCCTCCAGCAAGGGATATCCGGTGGAGCAACACCGCCAGGTAAATTCCAAAATTTGGCCGATATAGGTATTTCGACCAATCCCAAAACCGGTGAGTTATCAATGGATGAGGCTAAAGTTCGTGCCGCACTGACCGACAACTATGACAGTGTTGCCAATTTGTTTATTAGGTCTAAGTTTGGTGAAGGTGTCGCCGAACGCCTAGCTCAGAAGATCAAGGAAATCCGCGATCCGAGTTCTGGTGCTCTGCGCAGTAAGATGAGAAGTCTCGATACCATCATCCAGACCCAAGACAAAGACATTGCGAACAAGGAGCGGCAGTTAGGAGAGAAGGAAGAGGCCATCAAGCGACGTTTTTCATCACTTGAAGGGCAAATGAATAACCTCCAATCGCAAGGTCAGTTTCTCGCGCAGAAGTTAGGTGGTGGCCAGCAGTCCCAGGGAGGGGGCTAAGAGGGGAGACCATGAGTAATCCGTATAGTCAGTACCAAAAAACCCAAGTGACGACGGCGAGCCGTGAGAAAGTGCTGCTGATGCTCTATGAAGGAGCCATCCGCTTCACTAAGCACGCTTCGGCGGCGATGCGCCAAAAGAAGGTTGCCGAAAAGGGCAAGTACATCAGCAAGGCGACTGCCATTTTATCTGAGTTGATGGCGACTCTAGATTTTAAAGCAGGTGGCCAGTTAGCTGTCGATTTAGAAAACTTGTATGTGTTTATGATCGACAAACTGATCGAAGGCAACATCAAGAACGACGTCGAATGCCTGGATGCTGTCGAAAAACTTTTAATGACCCTATATGAAGCTTGGAAAGACATCGTCGAGAACCCCAGAGCAGACGGTGTCCCATCGGCCAAACTTCAGCCTGAAGATTATCGTAAATACCTCGACGAGCAGAACCAGGTGCAAAACACCGCAGACAAAGGCGGTCCGGCTAAGGGCGACGCTGGTGCTAAGCCAGCGGTGAAATTAATGGCCTAACGGCCATCGTTATGACC
The DNA window shown above is from Deltaproteobacteria bacterium and carries:
- the fliS gene encoding flagellar export chaperone FliS translates to MSNPYSQYQKTQVTTASREKVLLMLYEGAIRFTKHASAAMRQKKVAEKGKYISKATAILSELMATLDFKAGGQLAVDLENLYVFMIDKLIEGNIKNDVECLDAVEKLLMTLYEAWKDIVENPRADGVPSAKLQPEDYRKYLDEQNQVQNTADKGGPAKGDAGAKPAVKLMA